DNA from Methylobacterium currus:
GAGTCACGGCTAAGCCGGTCTCGGGATCGTCGCCGAGCACCCGCACGCCGGGCTGGCCGCCCTCGCCGGCCCCCTCGCCGTCGCCGTCGAGGCCGGTGGCGTTGAGCTGGCGGGTGTACTTGCACTCCGGATAGTTCGAGCAGCCGACGAAGGCACCGAACTTGCCGAGCTTGAGCGAGAGCTGGCCGCTGGCGCAGTTCGGGCAGGCGCGGGGGTTCGAGCCGTCGGCCTTGGCCGGGAAGATGTGCTCGGCCAGAAGCCCGTTCAGGGCTTCCAGCACCTCGGCCGTGCGCAGCTCCTTGGTCCCGGCGATCGCCGCCGAAAAATCGCGCCAGAAGTCGCGCAAGACCGCGCGCCAGTCGATCTCGGCGTTCGAGACCCGGTCGAGCTGCGTCTCCAGGTCGGCGGTGAAGTCGTACTCGACGTAGCGGCGGAAGAAGCTCTCGAGGAAGCCGGTGACGATCCGGCCCTTGTCCTCCGGCACCAGCCGCTTCTTGTCGATCTTGACGTATTCACGGTCGCGCAGGACCTGGAGCACGGCGGCGTAGGTCGAGGGCCGGCCGATGCCGAGCTCCTCCATCCGCTTGACCAGGCTCGCCTCGGAGTAGCGCGGCGGCGGCTCGGTGAAGTGCTGGGTCGCGGCGATGCGCTCGCGGGCGAGCCCGTCGCCCTGGCGCATCGGCGGCAGGCGGCGGGATTCCTCGTCCTCCTCGTCGTCCTTGCCCTCCTGGTAGAGGGTGAGGAAGCCGTCGAACTTCACCACCTGGCCGGTGGCGCGCAGGTCGATGCGGCGGGGGCCGACCTGGGCGGCGATCTCGACCGTGGTGCGCTCCAGCTCCGCCGATTCCATCTGGCTCGCCACCGTGCGGGTCCAGATCAGCTCGTAGAGCCTGGCCTGCTCGGGCTCGAGGAAGCGGGCGACCTCCTTCGGCAGCCGGGCGAGATCGGTCGGGCGCACTGCCTCGTGGGCTTCCTGGGCGTTCTTGGCCTTGACGCTGTACTTGCGGGGAGCCCCCGGCACGTAGGCGTCGCCATACTCGGCGCCGATCACCTGACGCGCCTGGGCGACGGCCTCGGGCGCCATGTCGACGCCGTCGGTCCGCATGTAGGTGATGAGGCCGACGGTCTCGCCGGCGATGTCGACGCCTTCGTAGAGGCGCTGCGCCACCCGCATGGTCTGGGCCGGCGCGAGGCCGAGCTTGCGCGAGGCCTCCTGCTGCAGGGTCGAGGTGGTGAAGGGCGGCTGCGGGTGGCGCTTGGCGGGCTTGGCCTCGACCGAGGCGACCGTGAAGGTGGCGAGCTCCAGGTCGCGCCGGAAGCCTTCCGCCTCCTCCGCCGTGCCGACGTCGAGGCGCTGGATCCGCTTGCCGTCGGCGCCGACCAGCCGGGCCTCGAACACGGCCCCGCTCGCGGTCTTGAGCGTCGCGACGATCGACCAGTATTCCCGCGGCTTGAAGGTCTCGATCTCGCGCTCGCGGTCGCAGACGAGGCGGAGCGCCACCGACTGCACGCGCCCCGCCGAGCGGGCGCCCGGGAGCTTGCGCCACAGGACCGGCGAGAGGTTGAAGCCGACGAGGTAGTCCAGCGCCCGGCGCGCCAGGTAGGCATCGACGAGGGCCTGGTCGATCGCCCGCGGCTGGGCCATCGCGGTCTCGACCGCGTCCTTGGTGATGGCGTTGAAGGTGACGCGCTCGACCGCGACGTCCTTGAGCACCTTCTTGGCCTGCAGCGCCTCCAGCACGTGCCAGGAGATCGCCTCCCCCTCGCGGTCCGGGTCGGTCGCCAGGATCAGCGTGTCGGCGCCCTTCACGGCTTTCGCAATCTCGGCGACGCGCTTCGCCCCGCGATCCTCCAGCTCCCACAGCATATGGAAGTCCTGCTCGGGGTCGACCGAGCCGTCTTTCGCCGGAAGATCCCGGATATGCCCGAACGAGGCCAACACCTCGTAGTCGCTGCCGAGGTATTTATTGATCGTCTTGGCTTTCGCAGGCGACTCGACGACGACGACTTTCATGGACGGGCTGCCTCTTCGAAGAGCACACCGCGGCAGATCGGGCTTCAACTTGTGCGGGGCGGCCGGCACGGGTTTTCGCGCGGCGAAGCGGACAAGTGGGTGATGACGCGGCGGTTGTCAAATACCGCCTATGGTCGAAGGCCGTCCTTGCGGGCGGCCCGCACGGCTCCTATAGCGCTCGTCTCAGGATGAGCACCCAGGCACCCCCCGGCTTCCCGCACCGCCACCTCCTCGGCATCGAGGGCCTCTCGCCCCTCGATATC
Protein-coding regions in this window:
- the topA gene encoding type I DNA topoisomerase, yielding MKVVVVESPAKAKTINKYLGSDYEVLASFGHIRDLPAKDGSVDPEQDFHMLWELEDRGAKRVAEIAKAVKGADTLILATDPDREGEAISWHVLEALQAKKVLKDVAVERVTFNAITKDAVETAMAQPRAIDQALVDAYLARRALDYLVGFNLSPVLWRKLPGARSAGRVQSVALRLVCDREREIETFKPREYWSIVATLKTASGAVFEARLVGADGKRIQRLDVGTAEEAEGFRRDLELATFTVASVEAKPAKRHPQPPFTTSTLQQEASRKLGLAPAQTMRVAQRLYEGVDIAGETVGLITYMRTDGVDMAPEAVAQARQVIGAEYGDAYVPGAPRKYSVKAKNAQEAHEAVRPTDLARLPKEVARFLEPEQARLYELIWTRTVASQMESAELERTTVEIAAQVGPRRIDLRATGQVVKFDGFLTLYQEGKDDEEDEESRRLPPMRQGDGLARERIAATQHFTEPPPRYSEASLVKRMEELGIGRPSTYAAVLQVLRDREYVKIDKKRLVPEDKGRIVTGFLESFFRRYVEYDFTADLETQLDRVSNAEIDWRAVLRDFWRDFSAAIAGTKELRTAEVLEALNGLLAEHIFPAKADGSNPRACPNCASGQLSLKLGKFGAFVGCSNYPECKYTRQLNATGLDGDGEGAGEGGQPGVRVLGDDPETGLAVTLRDGRFGPFVQLGEASAEKGAEKPKRSSLPKGLSPSAVDLEKALKLLSLPREVARHPETGEPILANIGRYGPYVQHGKTYANLGKDDDVLEVGANRAIDLIVQKEQGGGRPAQDPGRLIGTAPDSGKPVTVKAGRYGPYVTDGEINATLPKGASAEAVTLDEALRLIAARREAGGGTKKKAGARKAPAKSAAGKAKAAAKDAAGDESAEAKPKPAARKAPAKGAAAKPPAKKAPAKKPAAKSAAGE